One Corynebacterium efficiens YS-314 DNA segment encodes these proteins:
- a CDS encoding LapA family protein, which translates to MTKDRSHPDGVPHTVPHTGEIPAAGDTGDTTAPVPALRGEDPDPIGHADDTRKDAAPASTRTLAGGTWVALVVGALLLVALLIFILQNQAPVEMNIFTWTFEIPAGIAYLLSAITGALIMAMVGGVRMFEYRRKIKKIQKALS; encoded by the coding sequence ATGACCAAGGACCGATCACATCCCGACGGTGTTCCCCACACCGTCCCCCACACCGGTGAGATTCCCGCGGCCGGTGACACCGGTGACACCACTGCCCCGGTGCCGGCGCTGCGGGGGGAGGATCCCGACCCGATTGGCCATGCCGATGACACACGCAAGGATGCAGCACCGGCATCCACCCGCACCCTGGCCGGTGGGACCTGGGTGGCACTTGTGGTCGGGGCGCTGCTGCTGGTGGCCCTGCTCATCTTCATCCTGCAGAACCAGGCACCGGTGGAGATGAACATCTTCACCTGGACCTTCGAGATCCCCGCGGGTATCGCCTATCTGCTCAGTGCGATCACCGGTGCGTTGATCATGGCCATGGTCGGTGGGGTCCGCATGTTCGAGTACCGTCGTAAGATCAAGAAGATCCAGAAGGCCCTGTCCTGA
- the rpsB gene encoding 30S ribosomal protein S2, with amino-acid sequence MAVVTMRELLDAGVHFGHQTRRWNPKMRRFIFTERNGIYIIDLQQTLTYIDQAFEFVKETVAHGGTILFVGTKKQAQEAVQVEAERVGMPYVNHRWLGGMLTNFQTVSKRLHRMKELQAMDAAEDGYEGRTKRETLMLTRERVKLERVLSGIADMSRIPSALWIIDTNKEHIAVAEAHKLNIPVVAILDTNCDPDVVDYPVPGNDDAIRATALLSRVISTAVEEGKKAREERQLAAAREAAGEPKSEDAPAEAAATEEAPATEAPAAEAQQENAAE; translated from the coding sequence ATGGCAGTCGTAACCATGCGAGAGCTTCTCGATGCTGGTGTGCACTTCGGCCACCAGACCCGCCGCTGGAACCCGAAGATGCGTCGTTTCATCTTCACCGAGCGCAATGGCATCTACATCATCGACCTCCAGCAGACCCTGACCTACATCGATCAGGCCTTCGAGTTCGTCAAGGAGACCGTCGCCCACGGTGGCACCATCCTGTTCGTCGGCACCAAGAAGCAGGCACAGGAAGCTGTCCAGGTTGAGGCGGAGCGCGTCGGCATGCCGTACGTGAACCACCGCTGGCTCGGCGGCATGCTGACCAACTTCCAGACCGTGTCCAAGCGTCTGCACCGCATGAAGGAACTCCAGGCGATGGACGCTGCTGAGGACGGCTACGAGGGCCGCACCAAGCGCGAGACCCTCATGCTGACCCGCGAGCGCGTCAAGCTGGAGCGTGTCCTCAGCGGTATCGCTGACATGAGCCGCATCCCGTCCGCTCTGTGGATCATCGACACCAACAAGGAGCACATCGCTGTCGCCGAGGCGCACAAGCTGAACATCCCTGTGGTTGCCATCCTGGACACCAACTGCGACCCTGACGTTGTCGATTACCCGGTTCCGGGCAACGACGACGCCATCCGCGCCACCGCTCTGCTGTCCCGCGTCATCTCCACCGCTGTGGAAGAGGGCAAGAAGGCACGCGAGGAGCGTCAGCTGGCCGCCGCACGTGAAGCTGCCGGCGAGCCCAAGTCCGAGGACGCACCAGCCGAGGCTGCTGCTACCGAAGAGGCCCCCGCAACCGAGGCTCCTGCAGCCGAGGCACAGCAGGAGAACGCAGCTGAATAA
- the frr gene encoding ribosome recycling factor has translation MIDEILFDSEERMSNTVEHTREDLITIRTGRANPAMFNGVLAEYYGVPTPITQMSSISVPEPRMLIIKPYEMSSMGVIENAIRNSDLGVNPTNDGQVLRVTIPQLTEERRRDMVKIAKGKGEDGKIAIRNVRRKGMEQLKKLQKDGEFGEDEVAAAEKELDKITAHYVEQVDEIVARKEAELMEV, from the coding sequence ATGATTGATGAGATCCTCTTCGATTCCGAAGAACGCATGTCCAACACCGTGGAGCACACCCGCGAGGACCTGATCACCATCCGCACCGGACGGGCCAACCCGGCGATGTTCAATGGTGTCCTGGCTGAGTACTATGGCGTGCCCACCCCGATCACCCAGATGTCCAGTATCTCCGTGCCGGAGCCACGCATGCTGATCATCAAGCCGTACGAGATGAGCTCTATGGGTGTTATTGAAAACGCCATCCGTAACTCTGATCTCGGGGTCAACCCCACCAACGATGGTCAGGTCCTCCGCGTGACCATTCCGCAGCTCACCGAGGAACGCCGCCGCGATATGGTCAAGATCGCCAAGGGCAAGGGCGAGGACGGCAAGATCGCCATCCGCAATGTCCGCCGCAAGGGCATGGAGCAGCTGAAGAAGCTTCAGAAGGACGGCGAGTTCGGTGAGGACGAGGTCGCTGCAGCCGAGAAGGAACTGGACAAGATCACCGCCCACTATGTCGAGCAGGTTGATGAGATTGTTGCCCGGAAGGAAGCCGAGTTGATGGAGGTCTAG
- the pyrH gene encoding UMP kinase has translation MTTSSIEPRNSYKRVMLKLGGEMFGGGKVGIDPDVVDNVARQIAEVAKSGAEIAVVIGGGNFFRGAELQQRGMDRARSDYMGMLGTVMNCLALQDFLGQHGVECRVQTAINMAQVAEPYLPLRAERHLEKGRVVIFGAGMGMPYFSTDTTAAQRALEIGCDVLLMAKAVDGVYSADPRTNPDAELFTEITPKEVIEKSLKVADATAFSLCMDNNMPILVFNLLTDGNIARAVNGERIGTLVQS, from the coding sequence GTGACCACCTCGAGTATAGAACCCCGCAACAGCTACAAGCGCGTGATGTTGAAGCTCGGAGGTGAAATGTTCGGTGGTGGCAAGGTTGGCATCGACCCCGATGTGGTCGACAATGTCGCCCGCCAGATCGCCGAGGTGGCCAAGAGCGGTGCGGAGATCGCCGTGGTCATCGGCGGTGGCAACTTCTTCCGCGGTGCCGAGTTGCAGCAGCGCGGCATGGACCGCGCCCGCTCGGACTACATGGGCATGCTCGGCACCGTCATGAACTGCCTGGCGCTGCAGGACTTCCTCGGACAGCACGGTGTGGAATGCCGTGTCCAGACCGCCATCAACATGGCACAGGTCGCGGAGCCCTACCTGCCCCTCCGGGCGGAACGTCACCTGGAGAAGGGCCGTGTGGTCATCTTCGGTGCTGGCATGGGTATGCCGTACTTCTCCACCGACACCACCGCCGCTCAGCGTGCGCTGGAGATCGGGTGCGATGTCCTGCTCATGGCCAAGGCCGTCGACGGTGTCTACAGCGCTGATCCGCGAACCAACCCGGATGCCGAGCTGTTCACCGAGATCACCCCGAAGGAGGTCATCGAGAAATCCCTCAAGGTCGCCGATGCCACCGCCTTCAGCCTCTGCATGGACAACAACATGCCGATCCTGGTCTTCAACCTGCTGACCGACGGCAATATTGCCCGCGCCGTCAACGGCGAGCGTATCGGCACGCTCGTCCAATCCTGA
- a CDS encoding phosphatidate cytidylyltransferase: MSEPEHHHRTVRMPKPKNSAGRDLKAAVGVGVGLGLLVIVGILLSPWGWYLVVAGAVAVATWEVCGRLKEAGYHLPMPIMIIGGQAMVWCSWPFETSGILASYVATVLVLMFFRIFYNGPEKEARNYLRDTSVGIFVLTWIPLFGSFAAMLSLMENNDVPGTFFILTFMLCVVGSDVGGYAAGVFFGAHPMAPAVSPKKSWEGFAGSILLGSLTGAITVHFLLHHHWWLGVILGICLVVCATLGDLVESQFKRDLGIKDMSNLLPGHGGLMDRLDGMLPSAMVTWLILSVVSSSYAG; this comes from the coding sequence ATGAGTGAGCCGGAGCACCATCACCGGACCGTGCGGATGCCCAAACCGAAAAATAGTGCGGGTCGTGATCTCAAGGCGGCCGTCGGCGTGGGTGTCGGTCTCGGACTCCTGGTCATCGTCGGCATCCTACTCAGCCCCTGGGGCTGGTACCTCGTTGTCGCCGGCGCTGTTGCCGTGGCGACCTGGGAGGTTTGTGGCCGCCTGAAGGAAGCCGGTTACCACCTGCCCATGCCGATCATGATCATCGGTGGGCAGGCCATGGTGTGGTGTTCCTGGCCGTTTGAGACCTCCGGGATCCTGGCCTCCTATGTGGCCACCGTCTTGGTGTTGATGTTCTTCCGGATCTTCTACAACGGCCCCGAGAAGGAGGCCAGGAACTACCTGCGGGATACCTCAGTGGGTATCTTCGTGCTCACCTGGATCCCACTGTTCGGCAGCTTCGCGGCGATGTTGTCGCTGATGGAGAACAACGACGTCCCGGGGACCTTCTTCATCCTCACCTTCATGTTGTGCGTGGTGGGGTCCGATGTGGGTGGTTATGCAGCTGGCGTGTTCTTCGGCGCCCACCCCATGGCGCCGGCGGTCAGCCCGAAGAAATCCTGGGAGGGTTTTGCCGGTTCCATCCTCCTGGGATCGCTCACCGGTGCCATCACGGTGCATTTCCTGCTGCACCACCACTGGTGGCTCGGTGTCATCCTGGGTATCTGTCTGGTTGTCTGCGCCACCCTCGGTGACCTGGTGGAATCCCAGTTCAAACGGGACCTCGGCATCAAGGACATGTCCAATCTGCTGCCCGGACACGGTGGGCTGATGGACCGTCTCGACGGGATGCTGCCCTCAGCGATGGTCACCTGGTTGATTCTCAGCGTGGTGAGCAGCTCCTACGCGGGGTGA
- the rlmN gene encoding 23S rRNA (adenine(2503)-C(2))-methyltransferase RlmN, whose protein sequence is MATPLPLVFSAPKRGMPPAHFADLSDEQRIEALSELGLPKFRLNQIARHYYGRLEADPMTMTDLPEAARAKVKDALFPTLMEPIRVVEADDENTQKTLWKLHDGTLLESVLMRYPDRATLCISSQAGCGMACPFCATGQGGLDRNLSVGEIVDQVRNAAATMQAEGGRLSNIVFMGMGEPLANYKRVVSAVRQITQPSPEGFGISQRSVTVSTVGLAPAIRKLADEDMSVTLAVSLHTPDDELRDELVPVNNRWSVAEVLDAARYYADKSGRRVSIEYALIRDVNDQGWRADMLGQKLHKALGSRVHVNLIPLNPTPGSKWDASPRERQDEFVRRVIAQGVPCTVRDTKGQEIAAACGQLAAEENSEEK, encoded by the coding sequence ATGGCTACACCCTTACCCCTGGTATTTTCTGCCCCCAAACGCGGTATGCCACCGGCTCATTTCGCAGACCTCTCCGATGAACAACGGATCGAGGCGCTTTCTGAGCTCGGCCTGCCCAAGTTCCGACTCAATCAGATCGCCCGCCACTACTACGGCCGGCTCGAAGCCGATCCGATGACCATGACCGACCTACCCGAGGCTGCCCGCGCTAAGGTCAAGGACGCCCTCTTCCCGACGCTGATGGAACCCATCCGCGTCGTCGAGGCCGATGATGAGAACACCCAGAAGACCCTCTGGAAGCTCCATGACGGCACCCTCCTGGAGTCTGTGCTCATGCGCTACCCGGATCGCGCCACGCTGTGCATCTCCTCGCAGGCCGGTTGCGGCATGGCCTGCCCGTTCTGTGCGACCGGACAGGGTGGTCTTGACCGTAACCTGTCCGTCGGTGAGATCGTCGACCAGGTCCGCAACGCCGCCGCGACCATGCAGGCCGAGGGTGGGCGCCTGTCCAACATCGTGTTCATGGGTATGGGCGAGCCACTGGCCAACTACAAACGCGTGGTCTCTGCGGTGCGGCAGATCACCCAGCCGTCCCCGGAGGGTTTCGGCATCTCCCAGCGCAGCGTCACCGTGTCCACCGTCGGTCTGGCACCGGCGATCAGGAAGCTTGCCGACGAAGACATGTCCGTCACCCTCGCTGTCTCGCTGCACACCCCTGACGATGAACTCCGGGATGAGCTCGTGCCGGTGAACAACCGCTGGTCCGTCGCCGAGGTGCTCGACGCTGCCCGTTACTACGCCGACAAGTCCGGCCGCCGTGTCTCCATCGAGTACGCTCTCATCCGTGATGTCAATGACCAGGGTTGGCGTGCCGACATGCTGGGGCAGAAGCTGCACAAGGCGCTCGGCTCCCGCGTGCATGTCAACCTCATCCCCCTGAACCCGACCCCGGGTTCGAAGTGGGATGCCTCCCCGCGTGAACGTCAGGACGAGTTCGTCCGTCGTGTCATCGCCCAGGGGGTGCCGTGCACCGTGCGTGACACCAAGGGCCAGGAGATCGCAGCGGCCTGTGGTCAGCTCGCCGCGGAGGA
- the tsf gene encoding translation elongation factor Ts translates to MANYTAADVKKLRELTGSGMLDCKKALEESAGDFDKAVEILRIKGAKDVGKRAERNATEGLVAVSGNTMIEVNSETDFVAKNDEFKNFAAKIAEAAAAAKANSPEELAAVDVDGQSAQDALQEFSAKIGEKLELRRAVTLEGDNVAVYLHHRSADLPPSVGVLVAYTGEGEEAEAAARQAAMQIAALRASYLTREDVPAEVIEKERSIAEQITREEGKPEQAIPKIVEGRLNGFYKENVLLEQASVADSKKTVKALLDEAGATVTAFARFEVGQA, encoded by the coding sequence ATGGCGAACTACACCGCTGCGGATGTTAAGAAGCTCCGCGAACTCACCGGTTCCGGCATGCTCGACTGCAAGAAGGCCCTGGAGGAGTCCGCTGGCGACTTCGACAAGGCTGTTGAGATCCTGCGCATCAAGGGTGCCAAGGACGTCGGCAAGCGCGCTGAGCGCAACGCCACCGAGGGCCTGGTTGCCGTCTCCGGCAACACCATGATCGAGGTCAACTCCGAGACCGACTTCGTGGCCAAGAACGATGAGTTCAAGAACTTCGCTGCCAAGATCGCCGAGGCTGCCGCTGCCGCCAAGGCAAACTCCCCCGAGGAGCTCGCAGCCGTGGACGTCGACGGCCAGTCCGCTCAGGATGCACTGCAGGAGTTCTCCGCCAAGATCGGTGAGAAGCTCGAGCTGCGTCGTGCCGTCACCCTCGAGGGTGACAACGTCGCCGTCTACCTCCACCACCGCTCCGCTGACCTGCCGCCGTCAGTCGGCGTTCTGGTCGCCTACACCGGTGAGGGCGAGGAGGCCGAGGCTGCTGCACGCCAGGCCGCCATGCAGATTGCTGCTCTGCGTGCCTCCTACCTGACCCGCGAGGATGTCCCCGCAGAGGTCATCGAGAAGGAGCGCTCCATCGCTGAGCAGATCACCCGCGAGGAGGGCAAGCCAGAGCAGGCTATCCCGAAGATCGTCGAGGGTCGCCTCAACGGTTTCTACAAGGAGAACGTGCTCCTGGAGCAGGCTTCCGTTGCCGACAGCAAGAAGACCGTCAAGGCTCTGCTGGACGAGGCCGGTGCCACCGTCACCGCCTTCGCCCGCTTCGAGGTTGGCCAGGCTTAA